From one Brachypodium distachyon strain Bd21 chromosome 4, Brachypodium_distachyon_v3.0, whole genome shotgun sequence genomic stretch:
- the LOC104584890 gene encoding uncharacterized protein LOC104584890 isoform X1: MCIDYTSLNKACPKDPFSLPRIDQVIDSTAGCELLSFVDAYSGFHQIPLNPNDQIKTSFIILFGVYCYCTMPFGLRNAGATYQRCMQKCLHDQLGKNVQVYVDDVVIKTKESATLLDDIRETFANLKRFRMKLNPAKCTFGVPAGKLLGFLVSSRGIETNRVKITAIERMKLPKCLKDVQKFTGCLASLSRFLSRLGEKAMTLYQLMKKTDKFMWTPQADLAFQELKKMIATAPILASPMEKEPMLLYIAATNRVVSAVIVVERVEEDKSVQRPVYYLNEVLSSSKQNYSHYQKMAYGVYMAAKKLKHYFDAHQIRVICEAPVSGIMSNKDASGRVAKWAVELAPYTLQYDRRDAVKSQGPADFLVDWAEMEYEPPTPENNYWKMHFDGSKMKNGLGAGIVLTSPKCDQLKYVLQIHFAASNNVAEYEALVHGLKMAKEIGVRRIQCFGDSDLVVQQASDNWDALDANMALYRFHVQKISGHFEGCEFHHIPRAENEAAGTLSKLGSTRQAIPAGVALEHLRKPSIKPSPESESIFIPATSEAGATPMDIDSGNGSGNPGTEGLSTAEAMAVEPMEIDEPDEPIFTTRPVPAWAQPIMSYLKDGSLLEEEVSARQIQRRAKAYTIINGELYKRSVTNVLQRCVEPEEGQEILRDIHQGECGHHASSRMLVGKAFRHGFYWPSALQEAEDIVRKCNGCQRYASKIHMPASELKTIPNHLAICRLVFGYGRTVQAGARRHDAYSGHGRQVH; the protein is encoded by the coding sequence ATGTGTATTGACTACACCAGCCTCAACAAGGCGtgtcccaaagatcctttctcgttacctcggatcgatcaagtgattgactctactgccgggtgtgagttgttgtcttttgtggaTGCGTACTCTGGCTTTCACCAGATaccactgaaccctaatgatcaaataaagacatcgtTTATCATCCTGTTCGGGGTGTATTGCTATTGCACTATGCCATtcggtttgagaaatgcaggtgctacttatcaaagatgcatgcagaaatgcttgcatgATCAACTTGGCAAgaatgtgcaggtatatgtcgacgatgtcgtcataaaaaccaaggaaagcgccacgctcctggatgatatccgggaaacatttGCGAATTTAAagagattccgaatgaaactgaacccggccaagtgcacattcggtgtgccggcagggaaATTGCTCGGCTTCCTAGTGTCaagccgaggtatagaaacAAACCGTGTGAAGATCACCGCCATAGAACGAATGAAATTGCCGAaatgcctcaaagatgtgcaaaaattcacGGGATGCCTAGCATCACTAAGTCGTTTCCTTAGTCGGTTGGGTGAAAAGGCTATGaccttataccagctgatgaagaagacTGACAAATTTATGTGGACGCCACAGGCAGACCTAGCTTTTCAGGAACTAAAGAAGATGATTGCCACGGCACCGATATTGGCCTCTCCAATGGAGAAAGAGCCGATGTTGCTATACATCGCGGCAACCAACCGGGTTGTTAGTGCCGTCATCGTGGTGGAGAGAGTTGAAGAGGACAAATCGGTGCaaaggccggtatattacttAAACGAGGTGCTATCATCGTCCAAGCAGAACTATTCCCATTATCAGAAAATGGCTTACGGTGTTTACATGGCGGCAAAGAAATTGAAGCATTACTTTgatgcacatcagatccgGGTTATATGTGAGGCTCCTGTCTCGGGGATCATGAGTAACAAGGACGCGAGCGGCCGGGTAGCAAAATGGGCAGTTGAGCTAGCACCCTATACGCTACAATACGACAGACGAGATGCTGTGAAGTCTCAAGGTCCGGCAGATTTtctggtggattgggccgagatggagtatgagCCACCGACCCCAGAAAATAAttactggaagatgcattttgatggctctaagatgaaaaaCGGGTTaggtgccggcatagttttGACCTCGCCCAAGTGTGATCAGCTCAAGTATGTACTGCAGATTCACTTCGCAGCGTCCAACAATGTCGCCGAGTATGAAGCGCTGGTGCATGGACTGAAAATGGCAAAAGAAATAGGAGTTCGCCGGATTCAATGTTTTGGTGATTCCGATCTAGTCGTCCAGCAAGCTTCCGACAactgggatgcattggatgccaacatGGCGCTGTACCGGtttcatgttcagaagatcagtggccatTTCGAAGGGTGTGAGTTCCACCACATACCTCGGGCGGAAAACGAAGCGGCCGGCACATTGTCAAAACTCGGTTCGACACGACAGGCCATTCCGGCTGGGGTGGCACTAGAGCATCTACGCAAGCCGTCTATCAAGCCATCACCAGAATCGGAGTCTATATTTATCCCGGCAACTTCCGAGGCCGGTGCTACGCCCATGGACATTGATAGTGGCAACGGTTCTggtaacccggggactgaaGGCCTTAGCACGGCGGAGGCAATGGCAGTAGaaccaatggagatagacgaaCCGGATGAGCCAATCTTCACCACTCGTCCCGTGCCGGCATGGGCtcaaccgataatgtcttacctcaaagatgggagTCTACTGGAAGAAGAGGTGTCGGCAAGACAAATCCAGAGAAGAGCAAAGGCCTACACCATCATCAACGGTGAGCTTTACAAGAGGAGCGTCACTAACGTCCTACAACGATGTGTCGAGCCGGAAGAAGGGCAGGAGATACTCCGGGATATCCACCAAGGAGAATGTGGCCATCACGCATCTTCGAGAATGCTTGTAGGCAAAGCTTTCCGAcatggtttctactggccgagtgcgctacaggaagcagaagataTAGTCAGGAAGTGCAATGGCTGtcagagatatgccagcaagatcCATATGCCGGCGTCCGAACTCAAAACCATCCCAaatcacttggccatttgtcgtctggtgtttggatatggtaggaccgttcaagcgggcgcgaggaggcatgacgcatattctggtcatggtcgacaagttcacT